The window TTTTATTCCCTTCCTTCCACTTTATATCCTTCTTTCACCTTAAATCCGGCGAACCATACGCCCGGATAAACCGGACCGGCACCGGTATTCTCAAACCTTTTGTGAACGCAGTTTCTGAAATTTTGTACGTATAAGAAAATATACGGCACTTCATCGTGTTCAATCTGCTGCCATTGTTTGTACAATTCATTCCGTTTGGTGACATCCAGCTCTGCCCTTATTTGTTCCAGTAAAGCATCGGTTTTTGCATTGCCGAAATTCATATAATTGGACCCTCCGTTTGCAGAAGATGTATGGAAAATCTGTTTCTCATCATCCGGACGCGGTTCTTTCACCCAACCCTGATAAAACAACTGGCAATTATGTTTCTTTAATTCATCCAGGTATAAAGCCCAGTCTAAGGCCTTTATTTCCAATTTGATACCTGCCTGTTTGAATGAATTCTGAATCAACAAACCCACTGTTTCCCTCAGCGGATTTCCGCTGTTGTATGAATAGCTGATTTCAAATTTCGTTTTCTGGCCATCAATGACTTTATCCAGTACGCCGTCACCGTCGGAATCATTCCAGCCTGCCTCTGCCAGCAATGCCTTTGCCTTTTCCACATCATACGGATATGGAGTAATGCCGCTGTTGTATGCGTCCTTTTTCATGGGTAAGATAGAACCGATGGTGCGTATCCCCTTGCCATATAACACTTTCTCAATAATCTGATCTACATTCGTCAGGTAACACAATGCCTGTCTTACCTTCTGATCCGTCAGCACCTTATCTCTTCCATTCACACCTATCGCCTGATAAGCCAGCATCTGGGGCTCCGATTTCACAAAATTCTGTTTGAACTTCGGAGAATTATCCAATTCCACATATTCCTTTACCGGTGTGACATAAATGAAATCCAGCTTTTCATCAACGAGCGCCGTAAGTGCCGTATTAAAATCATTGATTGTTTCAAACACCAGTCTTTTCGGATAGGCCTCGAAGTATTCGTTTTCTTTTGCCAGTTTATCTCCCCACCAGTTTTTCTTCTTCTCTAAAATCAACCGTTGTCCCGTTTCAAATGAAACCAGCCTGTATGCTCCGGAACCCATAACAATCGTGGTATCTCTGTTTGATTTTTCTGAATTGAAGAAATCGGCAAATTCATTTATTTCCGGGTCACTGTTTGCTTTGCTGTTCCCGGAAATCAGTTCAGCAATGGTATATTTCCTGAGCACTTTTTTAGAATCGTAGATATATTCAGGTATGATTGGAATACCGCCTGTCCCGTCTTCCATCCCTATATGTTTGGAACAAACGAACGTAATCTTTCTGTTGTTATCCGGATACGTTTTTATATCTTTTATAAAATCTACTCCCGGTTTTACATTGTCAGTATTTGCTTTTGGACAAAATATGGTCTTAACGGTAAACAACACATCATCCGTGGTAACCGGCTGCCCGTTATCCCACACAGCTTCCTCCCGCAGTTCAAAGGTCAGCTCCGCCATGTCACCGTTCTGCACCAACTGTGGTCTGGCTTTAGCCAAAACAGGTACTAAATTCATCGTCTCATGATCATAATTCAATAATTGCTGAAAAATATTGGGAGAGATATAACTATTGGAAAAAGCATCCGATGTCGTCATAGGATTTAATCCTTTGGCGTCCGACAAACCGTGTATCACCACCTGGTCTTTATACACTTTGTTAGACCCTCCTTTGTTGCCTTTACAACCGGATAGTGCAATCAAAACAACCGTCGCTACCCAAATAAATTTTGACTTATTGAACATATTACTCTTAATTTAGGTTACAAAAATAAGTGTTTTAAACCGTTATTTCGTTAATTATGGCAAAAGTAATCATTACAGGTGGAACAGGTTTGGTGGGGAAAAGATTAACCCAATTACTGCTTAACAGAGGTTATGGGGTAAATATCCTCTGCCGGAACCCCAAAAGACCGAATGAATTCAAATGGGACATTTCCGGAAACTATATCGACAAAAACGTATTTGAACAGGCAAATGCCATCATCCATCTGGCAGGTGCCGGCGTGGCGGATGAGCGCTGGACGGCGGAACGAAAAAAAGAAATCATAGACAGCCGCATACGGTCTGCCGGATTGCTGTATGACTATTTAGCCAATAACAAACATACCATTTCAAACTTCATATCGGCTTCGGCTGTCGGTTTCTACGGCGACAGGGGAAACGAAGTGCTGACTGAGACGTCAACAGCAGGTACCGGTTTCTTAGCGGATGTCTGCAAGTTATGGGAGAACGGGGCAGACACATTGGCAACTCTCCATATTCCGGTCAGCAAAATCCGGATCGGCATTGTCTTAAGTAAGGACGGAGGCGCTTTACCGAAATTAGACCTTCCGATAAGGTTTGGTATCGGTGCGTATATTGGCAGCGGAAAACAATACGTTCCGTGGATACACATCGATGACCTGTGTGCCATTATTCTGTATCTCCTGGAAAATAAAAAGTATGCAGGCATTTATAATGCAAGTGCTCCGGATATAAAAACCAACCGACAGATGAGTGCAACCATCGCAAAGGTATTGCAACGTCCCTTCATTCCGGCTCCGGCTCCGGCATTTCTGCTTAAAACCGTTATGGGAGAAATGTCAGAGATGTTGCTGATGAGCAGCAACTGCTCTCCGGAGAAAATTACTGCCGCAGGCTTCCGTTTTCAGTTCCCTTTGCTGACAGATGCGTTGGAAAATATCTATCATACTGCTCCACCCGGTTAAAAATACTTTGTAATTTCAGCATTGAAAGGATATAATTTGTTATATTCACGAAACAAAAAAAATATCCCATGCGCAAGTTTTTTTTATTCTCAGTATCCGTACTTCTTACAGTTGCATTGCAGTCTTGCAAAGGCGGCAAAAAAGCAGGAGACAGCGCCGGATTCACCTATGATGAGCAAATAGAAAAGGATTTTCTGGAAAAGCTGATCCTCGTAGAAGACGGTGGAACGGTGGAATTACCTGCCGGTAGATTTCTGTTCAAAAAGGCCCTGTCGATGGAAGGCAAAAAAGATGTCACCATTAAGGGTGCGGGTGCTGACAAAACGATACTTTCCTTTTTGGGACAAACAGAAGGCGCTGAGGGAATTAATATTACCAACTGTCAGAATGTGACGGTAACGGACTTTACCATACAGGATGCTAAAGGCGACAACCTGAAGCTGAAAGGATGCGATGGTGTGCACATCCATCATATGAACTCCACCTGGACCACAGGGGCAGACACGTCCAATGGAAATTACGGATATTACCCGGTAGAATGCAGAAATGTGGTCATGGAGCATTGTGAGGTATCTTATTGCGCGGATGCCGGTGTGTATATCGGACAATCCACCAATGTCACCATCCACGACTGTTACGCACACCACAACGTAGCTGGTATAGAAATTGAAAACTGCATCAACTCGGATATCTATAAAAATAAGGCGGAAAACAATTCAGGGGGGATTTTAGTTTTTGACTTGCCTAAATTATTTCAGGCAAATGGCCGCAATGCAAGAGTTTGGGACAACGACTGCGTCAACAATAACTTTCCGAACTTTGGGAAGCCGGGAAGTATCGTTGCCAGCATCCCTCCGGGCAGCGGAATGATTATCATGGCCACGGACAGTGTAGACATCTATAATAATCGTATCACGGATAACAAAACGGTTGGCTGCGCAATTGTAAGTTATTTTACAACAGGTAAACAACTTAACGATTCCACCTATGGTCCATACTGCCATAACATCTATGTACATGATAATAAATTCAGCAGAAAAGCGATGATGATACCGGCACTGGATACAGATTTTGGCAAACTTGCCATGGCAGCCTGTAAATCCCCTATAGATATTGTATACGACGGAAGTGCAGAGAAGAGCCTCATAGATGCGAATGGGAATCTGCCGGAAGGCAAGAAAATCTGCATTCGCAACAACGGCGACATAAAATTCGTCAACATGAACTTGTGGAAAGCAAAAAACTTAACGGATGTGCTCCGTACTTTCGACAAGGATATGACTAAATTCGACTGTTCTTATACGGGCATTAACGGAAATAATACGAATCTGTAAATACAAATAGTCTTTATTGGTTTCTTTCTAATGAAGTGCGCAAACAGAATTCTATGAAAAAAGTATCCATCGCGGCCATCTTACTTTCGATTACCTGTGTCATCCTATTTAACCAATGTAAATTTTCCGGTGACGGCAAAGTTACGCTTGATGTTGCCGCAAAACCATTTGAGAAATTATCCCAATATCATTTCTTCAAAGGCTCATTAAAAGATCTGATACCCAATGAAAAAGTACTGCCTTATGATCTCATTACTTCGCTGTTTACCGACTATGCCCACAAATCCAGATTTGTATGGATGCCGGAAGGAGCTGCCGCTACCTACTCAAAAGACGAGGTAATGGAATTTCCTGTCGGGACCGTGCTGATAAAGAACTTCTATTATCCGCATGATTTCAGAGATGAAAGTAAGGGTAAAAGAATCTTGGAAACACGCCTGCTGGTAAAAAGAGAAGACAAGTGGGATGCATTGGATTATGTTTGGAATAACGAACAGACCGATGCTGCGCTGAACATTGTAGGCGATTCAAAGAAAGTGGACTTTATCAACCCAGAGGGTGTCACCCGGCATATCGACTATTCCATTCCAAATAAGAATCAATGTAAAAACTGTCACAACCTGAATAATGTACAAATGCCAATCGGTCCGAAAGTGCGTTACCTGAACAAAGATTTTAAATATACGGACGGAGTAAGAAATCAGCTGGAAAAATGGACGGAAATCGGGTATCTGAAGGGGTATGAGAAAGAAGAAAACTTAACGAATAAGATTGCAGATGTATTTGATGAAAAAACCGGATCCCTGGAGGAGCGGGCAAAATCATATCTCGAAGTGAACTGTGCCCATTGTCACCGCAAAGAAGGCAGCGCCAATACCTCAGGGCTATTCCTGTTATTGAGTGAAAAAAATCCGGAAAGCTGGGGAATCATGAAAAGTCCGGTAGCTGCCGGCAAAGCCAGCGGCAATAACCTATATGATATCGTACCCGGAAAACCCGGTGAATCCATTTTGGTTTACCGCACTGAAAGCGATGATCCGGAAATACGCATGCCTGAACTGGGAAGATCGGTGGCACATGCCGAAGCTATCATACTTATCAAAGAATGGATTGCTGCCATGAAATGACCGCTTTGTATTTCTAACTCCTTTATTTGACTATGTTATACCGCCGTATGCCCATAGAAGCCGAATCTCCCGAAGAAATGGGCTATGGCACGATTCAGTACAACCTGGCAGAAAGTTCGGTGAGGGATATCTATTTCCGTGACTTACATATCGACTTAAACGATTTATTCATCTGCTACGGTGAGCACCGCGGCAATGCCGGGTTGAGAAAGGAGATTGTGTTGGATGAGAAAGGCCTGGATGCGGAGGATGTATTGGTTTGTCCGAGCGCGGCTACTGCGTTGTTTATCATTTCAACCACATTACTGCAACCTAAGGATCATCTGATTGTATTGCGGCCGAACTATGCGACCAATATTGAAACGCCAAGGGCAATAGGCTGCACGATAAGCTATATAGATTTGTCTTTTGAAGAAGGCTTTCAGTTTACATTAGAACAGATAAAAGAGGCAATAACACCGGAAACCAGACTCATCAGCCTTACCTCCCCACATAATCCAACCGGTGTGGTCTTTGACGATGCATTAATTAAAAGCGTTATTGATCTCGCGAAAGAACGGAGTATATATGTGCTGGTGGATGAGACCTACCGCTACCTCCATTTCCAATCCGGCTTAATCCCGTATTATGCAGGTATTTCAGACAATGTCATTTCTGTCTGTTCCCTGTCCAAGGCATTCGGTGTGCCGGGCATCCGCCTGGGCTGGCTCATCACTGAGAATAAGGCGCTTCAAGCCGCTTTCCTGGCCGCCAAAGAACAGATTATCATTTGTAATTCCGTAGTGGACGAAGCCATTGCCCATCATATCCTAAAACAGAAAGATAAGTTCCTGCAACCTACCCATCAGCTTATCCGGGAACAGTTCAGCATCCTGAAAAACTGGATAACCCGTGAACAGGATATACTGGAATGGGTGGAGCCCAACGCCGGTGTTGTCTGTTTTCCGCGAATCAAGAGAGAATACAATATTGATATAAAGAAGTTTTACACCATCTTATATGAACAACATCAAACACTGGTTGGCGCAGGACATTGGTTCGAACAAGACGACCGCTGCATGCGGATTGGGTTCGGGTATCCTCAAAAGGAAGAATTGAGGATTGGATTGAATAATATCTTCAACACAGCCAGGAAGGCTGCGGTTTAAATCACTTCGCAGCTGTTGCCGGAGCCTGCATCTCATTGAACGTTACATCTGCCGGAAGCTCAAATGCCGATGACGGAACATCGGTTTCTTCGAATCGTACAAACCTGGTTTTGATGGTATGGCCACTGACGCTCATTTCTGATTGAATAGGCAACCCTTTCCAAACATAGGATTTTCCATTCATTCCCTCTACACTAAAACTGAAGACCTTGCAATCCTTTCCATCAATAGTTTCATTGGCGATCTCCTTTATCTGGAATTTATCTCTCATCTCCTTCGTTAAATTCTTGAAATCAATATTCTTATCGTCAAACTTGCCCTCTTCTATTCTCATTTTTGTAGCAGCCCCCATGGATGGTACCGCCCAGGTATACAGAAAACCGTCTTTTATAAGTGATCTTGTTGATGTATTGATTTTTTTACCCATCATCTCCATGCTCACCGTACTTTCTATCAGCTGTGTTTTCCCATACCCCTCAAATGTTGTCTTAATGTTGGCATTTCCCATACCCATCATTTCAGTTTGCGTTTCCAAGATACCGGATTTAAAATCATATCTGCCTTCAACGCCTCTGGTTTCTGTGTTTACAGACTGTGCCTGTTCTTCTGAAACAGCCTCAGAATTTGTACTGCTGTTCTTGCATGCGGAAATGCTTATTGCAAAAACGGACAATAAAACAATTAGATTTTTCATTTTTATTGATTTTATACTTAAAGATACAAAAAATATCTCAATCTAACTGTATTTTTGGAAGATGAACTGGCTACCGTTAGAAGAAGGGGTAAAACATAAAATCGAATCTGCACCATTATTCAAACCTATAAGAATAACCTTTGCAGGAAAAGACATCTGTGTCGTAAAAACAGAAGAGGATATCTGCGGGATCAGCAATAAATGTCCGCATGCAGGGGCGCAATTGCATTACGGACACTGCAATAAGAAAGGGATTGTAAGCTGTCCGCTGCATGGCTATAAATTTGACTGTAAAACTGGAAAGAGTGCAGACGGGAATAATTATAAAATTACCCATTATGCATTTAAGTTAGAAGAAGATAAGTTGTATATTGGTTTAAGATAGAAAGCTTTTTTTAGTATTCCTGAAATGAGATACAGCATCCACGAAATAAAGTCCATCCTAAACGGACATTTCCTCCGGCAGCCGTCAGATGCCATTCTTACGCAGGTTTGTATTGACACCCGGAAAATAACGAACGCTGCTCAATCACTGTTCTTCTGTTTATCCGCCCGCAACGATGGCCATCAGTATATCGGAACGGCTTTTAATAAAGGCATCCGGAATTTTATTGTATCAAAAGGAGTGGAAATTTTTCAATTTCCTGACGCAAATTTTATCCAAGTAGATGATACCCTGCAAGCCCTGCAGCAATTAGCAAAACATCACCGCGAGCAGTTTAACATTCCGGTTATCGGCATAACCGGCAGCAACGGAAAGACCATAGTAAAAGAATGGCTGTATCAATTATTATCTGCCGAAAAAAATATTGTAAAAAGTCCTAAAAGTTATAACTCACAAATTGGCGTACCGCTCTCTGTGTTGAATATGGACGCCGCAAACGAGCTGGCAATTTTTGAAGCCGGTATTTCTACAGTTGCTGAGATGAAAAATTTAGAAAAAATAATCCAGCCCAGTATCGGAATACTAACAAACATTGGCACCGCTCACGATGCCGGCTTTTCCTCAAAAGAAGAAAAACTGAAAGAAAAATTAAAATTATTTACGAATAGTAAAACGCTGATTTCCTGTTATGACAATCCGCTTGTCTATACTGAAGTCGGAAAAATGGCGAAAGAAAAAGCATCATTAACGTCTGTCTCCTGGAGCGTAAATATTGATTCTGCTGTCATAATTAATTTTATTAAAAGAGAAAACGACTCTTCATTTTTCTCAATAAAAAATGGATATGGATCGACACTTGATTTCCCGGCTTTTACATTAAAGATTCCATTTACAGATGATGCATCCTTAGAAAATTGTCTGCATTGTGTTGTTACACTTTTGCAATTAGACTATTCAACAGACATCATTCAAAGCAAAATTTTATCGCTTCGCAATTTACCAATGCGTCTGGAATTGAAATACGGCATAAACAACTGTACTATAATAGATGATTCCTACAGTGCCGATTTTCATTCGCTTCAGGTAGCTTTAGACTTTTTCAAACAACAGGAAACACACAAAAAGAAAACGCTTATTATTTCTGAGTTTGAGGGTTCCGGTTTAAGTGAAAAAGATTTTATTCAAAAATTAAAAGGTATACTGCAGGAAAATAAATTCGATAAACTGATTGGTGTAGGCAAATCTTTCATGCATGAAATAGAATCCCTTGCTTACACGGTTAAGGAATGGTATGTATTTGAAAGCACGGAAAAACTGATTGAGCAGTTTAATGTATTAAAATTTGAGCATGAACTTATTTTGCTGAAAGGCGCTCGCAAATTCAGTTTTGAGAAAATCACTGCACAATTAATCGGACAAACACATGCCACCGTTTTAGAGGTAAACCTGAATGCATTGACGAATAATTTAAATGTGTATAAAAGCTATTTGCCAAAAAATTGCGGTGTCATTGCGATGGTAAAAGCCTTTTCGTATGGCAGCGGCAGTGTAGAAGTGGCCAGTTTGCTCGAAAAACAAGGTGTAGATTATCTCGCGGTTGCTTATGCTGATGAAGGTGTTGAACTGCGAAAAGATAATATCAAAACAGCGGTTATGGTGATGAATCCTGATGCAGTAGACTTTGACAGGATGCTGGAGTTTAACCTCGAACCGGAAATTTACTCACTGAGAATCTTAAAAGAATTAATCCATTTTCTGGACTCTTTACATCATCCGGAATCATTCCATTTTAACATTCACCTGAAACTGGAAACAGGTATGAATCGTTTAGGGTTTGTTGAAGACGAATTGAATGAACTGTTAGCCATCCTCCGGCAACATCCGTACGTGGTAGTCAGGACTGTATTTTCGCACCTCGCAGCCAGTGAGGAAGCACAGTTGGACGCTTTCACGGAAGCACAGATAATAACCTTTAAAAGGCTTTCTGAGAAAATAACCGAAGGTCTTCCTTATCAGGTCAAAAGGCATTTATTAAATTCATCCGGCATTCTCCGTTTTCCTCAGGCATATTTTGATTATGTAAGATTAGGCATTGGCCTGTACGGTGTTGACAGTTCCTCCACTATTCAGGATAAATTGCTTCCTATCGGTAAGTTAAAAACCAGGGTGGCACAAATCAAGCAGGTGAAAGAAGGAGAAAGCATCGGTTACTCCAGAAAGGGAATGGCAGACAAGGACTTAAAAATCGGCGTGCTGGCAATAGGCTATGCGGATGGTTATGACAGGCGATTCGGCAACGGAATCGGGGAAGTTTTTATAGCAGGGCATCGGGCGAGCATCATCGGCAATATTTGTATGGATATGTGTATGGTGGACATCACGCATATCGATGACGTGCACGAAGGGGATGAAGCCGAAATCTACGGCAAAGAAATCTCCATCATTGAACAGGCAAGGAAAATCGGAACGATTGCCTATGAATTACTGACCCGCATTTCAGGAAGGGTAAAACGTTTGTATTACCTCGATTGAGGAAGACAATCAAAAGAGCAAATCAACGATTGCTGAATAAAAAAGCTGAATTTCGTTATTTTGAATTATATTTACAATTAATAGATTCTATATTAACATAGTACTAAAAACATGAAAAAAATAAAAATAAACCCTATAGTATT is drawn from Sphingobacteriales bacterium and contains these coding sequences:
- a CDS encoding TIGR01777 family protein, which codes for MAKVIITGGTGLVGKRLTQLLLNRGYGVNILCRNPKRPNEFKWDISGNYIDKNVFEQANAIIHLAGAGVADERWTAERKKEIIDSRIRSAGLLYDYLANNKHTISNFISASAVGFYGDRGNEVLTETSTAGTGFLADVCKLWENGADTLATLHIPVSKIRIGIVLSKDGGALPKLDLPIRFGIGAYIGSGKQYVPWIHIDDLCAIILYLLENKKYAGIYNASAPDIKTNRQMSATIAKVLQRPFIPAPAPAFLLKTVMGEMSEMLLMSSNCSPEKITAAGFRFQFPLLTDALENIYHTAPPG
- a CDS encoding right-handed parallel beta-helix repeat-containing protein; protein product: MRKFFLFSVSVLLTVALQSCKGGKKAGDSAGFTYDEQIEKDFLEKLILVEDGGTVELPAGRFLFKKALSMEGKKDVTIKGAGADKTILSFLGQTEGAEGINITNCQNVTVTDFTIQDAKGDNLKLKGCDGVHIHHMNSTWTTGADTSNGNYGYYPVECRNVVMEHCEVSYCADAGVYIGQSTNVTIHDCYAHHNVAGIEIENCINSDIYKNKAENNSGGILVFDLPKLFQANGRNARVWDNDCVNNNFPNFGKPGSIVASIPPGSGMIIMATDSVDIYNNRITDNKTVGCAIVSYFTTGKQLNDSTYGPYCHNIYVHDNKFSRKAMMIPALDTDFGKLAMAACKSPIDIVYDGSAEKSLIDANGNLPEGKKICIRNNGDIKFVNMNLWKAKNLTDVLRTFDKDMTKFDCSYTGINGNNTNL
- a CDS encoding aminotransferase class I/II-fold pyridoxal phosphate-dependent enzyme → MLYRRMPIEAESPEEMGYGTIQYNLAESSVRDIYFRDLHIDLNDLFICYGEHRGNAGLRKEIVLDEKGLDAEDVLVCPSAATALFIISTTLLQPKDHLIVLRPNYATNIETPRAIGCTISYIDLSFEEGFQFTLEQIKEAITPETRLISLTSPHNPTGVVFDDALIKSVIDLAKERSIYVLVDETYRYLHFQSGLIPYYAGISDNVISVCSLSKAFGVPGIRLGWLITENKALQAAFLAAKEQIIICNSVVDEAIAHHILKQKDKFLQPTHQLIREQFSILKNWITREQDILEWVEPNAGVVCFPRIKREYNIDIKKFYTILYEQHQTLVGAGHWFEQDDRCMRIGFGYPQKEELRIGLNNIFNTARKAAV
- a CDS encoding Rieske 2Fe-2S domain-containing protein — encoded protein: MNWLPLEEGVKHKIESAPLFKPIRITFAGKDICVVKTEEDICGISNKCPHAGAQLHYGHCNKKGIVSCPLHGYKFDCKTGKSADGNNYKITHYAFKLEEDKLYIGLR
- a CDS encoding bifunctional UDP-N-acetylmuramoyl-tripeptide:D-alanyl-D-alanine ligase/alanine racemase; translation: MRYSIHEIKSILNGHFLRQPSDAILTQVCIDTRKITNAAQSLFFCLSARNDGHQYIGTAFNKGIRNFIVSKGVEIFQFPDANFIQVDDTLQALQQLAKHHREQFNIPVIGITGSNGKTIVKEWLYQLLSAEKNIVKSPKSYNSQIGVPLSVLNMDAANELAIFEAGISTVAEMKNLEKIIQPSIGILTNIGTAHDAGFSSKEEKLKEKLKLFTNSKTLISCYDNPLVYTEVGKMAKEKASLTSVSWSVNIDSAVIINFIKRENDSSFFSIKNGYGSTLDFPAFTLKIPFTDDASLENCLHCVVTLLQLDYSTDIIQSKILSLRNLPMRLELKYGINNCTIIDDSYSADFHSLQVALDFFKQQETHKKKTLIISEFEGSGLSEKDFIQKLKGILQENKFDKLIGVGKSFMHEIESLAYTVKEWYVFESTEKLIEQFNVLKFEHELILLKGARKFSFEKITAQLIGQTHATVLEVNLNALTNNLNVYKSYLPKNCGVIAMVKAFSYGSGSVEVASLLEKQGVDYLAVAYADEGVELRKDNIKTAVMVMNPDAVDFDRMLEFNLEPEIYSLRILKELIHFLDSLHHPESFHFNIHLKLETGMNRLGFVEDELNELLAILRQHPYVVVRTVFSHLAASEEAQLDAFTEAQIITFKRLSEKITEGLPYQVKRHLLNSSGILRFPQAYFDYVRLGIGLYGVDSSSTIQDKLLPIGKLKTRVAQIKQVKEGESIGYSRKGMADKDLKIGVLAIGYADGYDRRFGNGIGEVFIAGHRASIIGNICMDMCMVDITHIDDVHEGDEAEIYGKEISIIEQARKIGTIAYELLTRISGRVKRLYYLD